Genomic segment of Coffea arabica cultivar ET-39 chromosome 1e, Coffea Arabica ET-39 HiFi, whole genome shotgun sequence:
CATGTTGACAATTTCACTCTTATGCTATTGATAAAAAACATACCCTTATGCTGTTGATAAATAATAGTGATTTATAAAGGATATTTATTGAGGAATATAAGCCATATGTAACGCCAAAGGCTTTCTTCAGAAACAACACATATTTTGGGGtgttcaaattttgaaaaaaaatcgaAAATCGGCCAATCCAATCTAGATTGGATATCGATCAAACAGAAGTCGACAAAAATCAATTGATATTTAAACTCTAAAGTTTGGTAAAATAGTTTCAGAATAGATATTCAAATTCGATTATcgaatttttgattaaaatttagtAAAATAGTTTGAGAATGGATATTAAAATTCGATTATTGATTCCCAATTACCGACCAAATTATCGAATTTTATATGTTAACATATATTGCCTACTGATATATATCACGGACAAATCTATTTATATAAATGGTGTTATAAGCTATAACTTATATTTGTATATGATCAATTTGACTGAAGATAAAATTACAAGATAAGGGGTGAAATTatcaataggttttttttttttttagattgcTTATCAATATATTTAAGCAATCTAGTTTTTTACTTTTTGGAATGGAATACTTGACACAAACACCAAATGAAATACTCTCAGATAGGTAAAATGCCCATTGTTTTCGTCGAGAGGGCAAAGTGTTATTAACCCTATTTTATACTTTAATTCTCTGGAATGTTGCTGTTCTTGCTATAGGTCGGAATGAGCCAATGAGGTGACGCtgtaatgaaaatgaaataggCTTGTTTCCCAATCCCAAATCCTTTGCGGTGTGTTATGTTCTCCTGGACAAATTTTACTTCATTTAGCGGACAATAATATTTCCTCCTCCCAACCTTCAtaaattttcatttacataagCCATCAGAATTGCAATTTAGATGTAATTCTTAAATATTTACTTACAATTTAGGAAGTGCACAAGGTATCCTAAGAAACTTGTCCATATCCTGTGTGCATcttttgaccccaaaaaaaaaaaaaaggcggcAGTATCCTATGCGAGCCTTATTAGTGCTAATTctcaatttattttatttctttagcCCATCTCGATTCAATGTGTTAGATTCACGTGTCAATGGCAGAGCGATTTTGTTAAACTCACAATATGTAAGTTTGCTTATTTTGAGAGAGGCAGTAGATAAATGATCTACAAATTTGATTTGGGACCAAAGCCTCGGAAGTGGGATTAACATTTGCGAGATTTTGTGTCAGCTAATAGCTTTAAGAAGCAGTTAGGCATGCGTCATTCCAATTGCAGTGTCAACTGTTTGTCTGCAATATGGGCCTGCTGTAGGGGCTAACCCATGCCAAATAGCTATTGGCAGATCCATCACGCAGCATTCAGCATAGATTTTTGAATCGTCAAGCCATGGTATGTTACTGAAATGCTCACCAAGCTTGAAATGGCAAATAAACCTTCCCGCCAGACCAATGAGGAGCCTGCCTAGCAATCAGGTTTTAGTTCAATTTCAAGATAACTGCTCCCTTATTCAAGAGCACTGGCTAGAAGACTCGTTGCACTTGCTTTAGGAAAAAGTCCCGTTCCCTTCTAACATCCCACCaattaaaaatagataaattagGCAAGCTTGAGTAAATATCAACGAAGTCCAAAAAGGAGGAGAAGAATTTCCGTAAGTTTGAGTAAAATGCTTTATCATCATTATCATTGTCAGTCATGCATGTTCTCAATTGCCGGTCACCGCAAATACTTAGTGAAGCTGCAATTGCAGGTGATCGTTATCCAATTATCCAACAATGAGCACACTGGCTCGTCAAGCTGCCTGTAGGAATCCTGTTGATCCCAGGTCACACGTAATTTCATCTTCACAATGGATGTCGTTGCGGATCGGGTGGAAACAAATTATTAATCAGAAAACGATGAATCATCTCAAAACTGGTGAATGTGATAACAGCCGCTGGAGTAGTTCTGACTAGGTTGGTTGCACATCCACGATAAAAACCAGGGACACCCTCTTGCTGAAAAACTTTCTTTATGCAGTCAACTACCCCAGAATACCGCTTCTCAGAGTGGCGTCCTTGTTCTTGAAGCCTAGAGCGTACAACCTGCACGTCAAGTGTTAAACCTAAATAAATCATGCAGTTCTTCGAATCGAGAAAATTTTAAGTTCCCCTTCATCTTTCATTTGTCACATGGCATAAAGTACAATACTCAAAAAGGTTTTTCTTGTAGACCCCATTTAAGAAGATCAGTGTCCCCTGGAAAAACTCCTATAATTTTACATTCATACGCCCCGGCAATCAATGTGTCAGGCCTTTAACAGCATGGGGGATATGAAATGATTGTTTTTGGCTTTTCAAGAATATATCTCAATGCTGAAGTATAATCAAAGCCAAAAAATGAATGGCATGGAAGAAAATGTACGTGAATCGCAAGGAGGTCAATCAACTGTTGTTCATTTGCATTTACAACTTCATCAGATGTCCAAATTTAGGTCAacattttggaatttttttccaTTGGGTAaaagaaggggggggggggtttgtgGTTAAAGCTAGAAAACCCACCATGCCAAAAGTGCAAATGCAAGATCAAAGATGCCCAGATATGGCAAAAGAGCACACTGTAAAGCAGTCTATGAATTTGTACAAGATATCACCAACAGATTGATTATACATGTAAACTTCACAAGACCAAGAAAAATGAACACATATAGAGAAGCTCTATACAGAATTCACAAACGAACAAATTAAGCCATCAGATACCATGAAGAAAATGTAAATTTTTTGAAAGTGCATTTTTGAATACCTCATGTGGATATGTCAATGTGGAAGCAAATATTTTAGAAACTGATGAGGCAACAGCAACATCACGTGCAGTAAGTTTATCCATCGTAGTGTTCTCTGCAACCACAAAAGCATATCAACCAGGATGCATTTTTGTGCTTTCACTTTCCCCGGCACCAAATAAGCCCCCTCAGCCCAAAACCACTTCCTTTTTTCGGGCAGGGCACTGAGGGAGTGGATTGGAATTGGAGATACATTCATAACTACCCAGGATGAAAAATAAACAGGCACACACACAGAGACAATCATCACCTCGATTGGCCAGGTATAACTTGATCTTCTCATATGCTGGAAATTGGATGGCAACATGACTAATTCCAGCCAAAGCCGGCACAAGACCGCTGGTATTATTAGAAAATCAGAAACTTGTTAGATGGTATTCACCAACAAAAAAAGCCCCAATTCCAATTGCTAAGTACCTGTACACACCACGAATTCCCTCTTCATGTGCAATTCTCCTCAAGGCAGATAAAGTGCCCCTGTATGGCATCACCCCATTTCTCATTCCTTGAGTCTGCATGAAGAGAAAAGTGCTCACGATTTAACATTTGCCTTGTCAGTCGTAATTTTCAAGGAAAGTAACAAATAGAAAAAGCAATGCATATGCCTTCTCCATTAGCattaacttaaaaaataaatgaataaataactCCTAGGTTCTAGAGTAGTCCATATATTTTGTCAAATATCAAGCATTAAAAAAAGGACAGAAAGGACACAAAAGCATACAACATATGCAAACAAAGAAAGGAGCTGACCAgtaaagagaggaaagagagaagaagggacaaaaagagtaaaagaagtgaCAATAAAGAAGAGCACAACGTAGATGGGACTACAAGTAGAATGTGGATTTGCAGTGTGCAAAAAACTTCCCTTTAAGCTAAAATGTTGCTGATGGTGAATGTATGTTGTTCAACTGAAGATGTTACTCATACCAAACTTCGTTGGCATCAACCACGTGACAATGGGTAAACAAGATCACACGCTTAAAAGAATGTCAGTTATGTGTTTATTAATTCATACAGGACTTCAAGAAGTTAGCTTATAAATTGTCCCATATCTATAACAGTTGTAATGGCAGAATAATACTGGATTTGAATGACATCTCAACTTACAGAAGAAACACCCAGCAAAACAAAAGTTTGCTGCTTATTTCTAACCAAACACTAGATATCATAGAAGCCGCAAGTGAATGTTCACCAGATCAAGATGAAGCCATGGAGGTACAAGAAAACTAGGAAATATTAGTCAGAAGTGCTAAGTGGTTCTAGAGTAAGGATGTATCAATGCATTGTAAGCTAGAAGACCTACACCACCACGTTTTTCACATATCATTATCTCTTCTTTTATTCACATATGTCTAACTAATTAAACAGGTTTGTGTTTAATTCTCACAAAGAAAGGAACTTCACAAGGAATCTTAGGTTCATGCTGATTGCAGCAACTCATCTAATCATCTCTCAACAACTATAAGTAACCTTCAATTATAGGAAATTCCAGCTCAAACTGTTTTCACCACATATTTCTCCTGAAACTTATCAGCAACGAGGTAGGATAAAATTTACAACAAGCTCCTCTGTATTTTCCATTTTGTAAGCACTGAACATTAACAACACCCTCACAAATGTCACACACTTTTGCGTAAAACAACAGCtaactatttaaaaaaaaaaagaagacattTTTACACAGTTCATTGACTAGATTCACTcgctaatttttgttttttatggaTCAGCATAAGGATGAGGTTGCATTTCATTTCCACAGACAGCAAACTTTTAACTAGCCTTTATTTTCTGGCACTCtaccaaaacacaaaaatttcaTGGCAAAACATGGTAAAATGCAGTTAGATAACATAAAACTGCACCAAAAAGACATACTTGAAGTCTTGTCTTGACTACCCAAAGAGGATTTGTGGCAATTGTTGTTGCAGCTCCAGCACCAGTGGCAGCTAACATATTGGCACCAATGGAGAGCTGATGATTTACACCTGTCGTGGCCACACCATAAATGACCGTCAAGTCAGGGCAAGCTCAAATGCTAACAAAGAAAGGAATCAGCATGACATCAAGAAATAAGATGCATATCTGATTTAAGCTATGTGAAGTATCTCAAAGAACTGATTCAGTCACCTGTTTTTAACTTCATTATATGCTTGGACAGCATAGGAAGAATATTAGTTTTTAGGTGACAAAAGAACTCTTAAACTTGTAATTATGGATACTGATCGTGCAAACTGTCTAAACCAGCTATgcacttaaaaaaaatattagttgATTAACTAACCATCAGAGCACAGTAAACTCTTCAGCTGCTCATAAATTGTGAAGTATACCTGCACAAGAGGAAATGAGTCATGTGAAACCTGATCTTATTTATGCATACCccgggggaggggggggggatcACATCCCCAAATGTTTCAAACGATTTAACCTGACAATTTAAGTATCCGACTAGCTTAACACTATAAAAATAATAGGCAACATAAAGAGATACTTAAAGATGAAATATGACTCACAGCCCAATTTGGAAGCAGTGCCAGCACAGTGGGTGACAACCCTCGATACATGCCACGTAATCCCTCCTTCTGAAATATCTGTTCCAAACTCCCAACTATTATGCTGCCTATCAAGAATAAAAGGAGGACTAAATGATCTTATGCAAGAACAGCCAGAAGAATCTGACAAAGATGAATCTCAGTTCATCAGTTTCAGGCCcttcaaaggaaacaaaacaATTTCTCCTCATGAAAACAGTTGGCAGCTAGTAACATCTGCTGGTAAGCAACGAACATAGCCAATGCTGGAAAACAGCAATTACTAACCCTTAATATTCGCACCGGCGAGCTTTGGCAGCCCATGAACTTGCAACCTAGTTTTAATAACATCTAAAGGACAGACGAAGGTAGCTGCAATTACTCCTGCAGCACAACAATTATTCAATTTTTAGCATTAACTTcgagcttttaagtttaaaacgCTAACTTCACTGACTAAAAGAACAGAACGAAATCATTAAAACACCTTTTAAACTTGAAAAATTATATTCTGGAACTAATTTAAAACGATTGACTTGAAGGGCgggagaaaaaaaatgtaatacAAGACATCCCCGGAGTTACCCATACTAGTAGTAATACATGAATTGCTATCCAGATAAGAGAGCATACCAGCGGCAGCACCAGCGCCAGCGTTGCATAGGAGGCCCCTGGAACTAGAGAGATGAGTAGTATCGCCGGTCATTATGGAATCTTGTACGACGATCAGAGGTTCGGTAAAGAACGGTGGCAGCTGGTGCAGAGGTGGAGGCTGCGATGGTATAAAAAACTGAGGCTCGAATCCAGGAGTCCTCTCTCGAGAGGGCGATCGCAGAGAACCAGCGTCGCATGGCCAGTGCGTAAGACACTCCAGTACAATCTAAAAATCCACTAATCCCGAGCAAAATACCAGGTGATTAAGCAAAATCGATTTCTAGGGTTTCGCAAGTCAGCTAAATGCGTAACCCTGGTCGAGCGTTGTTGTCGTAAGTAATCGAAATTTAGTGAAATGAAAGAACGATGATTTTGTTTAGTTTACGCGGTCAGCGGTGGAGGCGTCGATAAGATCGAGAATCAAGATTGTCCATgcgagggagggagggagggagggtgGGTCTCTTTTGGCTAGCGGCCGTCGTCGAGGAACAGACGACAGAATTGTACACAAAGAATTGCGTTGGTAGCTGGGTTTCCTTGATTGAGCCTTGACCTTGAGGAGAAATGACGACTCTTTCACTCTCACTCTCTCCTTCGGCTAAATTCTACCACTCATTAACTCTCCGCCGGactttgaccaaaaaaaaaaataataataataataataatacctCTCCGCCGGA
This window contains:
- the LOC113718414 gene encoding nicotinamide adenine dinucleotide transporter 1, chloroplastic-like, which encodes MTGDTTHLSSSRGLLCNAGAGAAAGVIAATFVCPLDVIKTRLQVHGLPKLAGANIKGSIIVGSLEQIFQKEGLRGMYRGLSPTVLALLPNWAVYFTIYEQLKSLLCSDGVNHQLSIGANMLAATGAGAATTIATNPLWVVKTRLQTQGMRNGVMPYRGTLSALRRIAHEEGIRGVYSGLVPALAGISHVAIQFPAYEKIKLYLANRENTTMDKLTARDVAVASSVSKIFASTLTYPHEVVRSRLQEQGRHSEKRYSGVVDCIKKVFQQEGVPGFYRGCATNLVRTTPAAVITFTSFEMIHRFLINNLFPPDPQRHPL